In one Anoxybacillus amylolyticus genomic region, the following are encoded:
- a CDS encoding IS4 family transposase codes for MENQMQAWIKTIRQLFSPETLTHLAQETGFIQRKRALTAEAFLTLCAWGDGSLAQQSLQRLCTSLTLRHDCSLSSEGLNQRFTERAVAFLREVFFLLLQRQRPLLWSTIQTYRTCFTRLRILDSTSFLVPADYGEDYRGSVSSGAKIQFEYDLLSGACLQLCVQSANDSDARFAYHAQHTILPNDLCIRDLGFFSVAALAEIDAHGAYYITRLRSDMKVYIKENSRWKEWDWESLGNQLEEGESVEMEHVYIGHERLYIPRLIFRRLTEEEWQKRMAYVRKKEKRKGKALARQTLEQKKYHILLTNLPQESFDGQQVYELYSLRWQIELLFKAWKSVFDLAKVKKMKKERFECHIYGTLIAILVTQTFLFQARTYWQQKEGIQISERKALDVLQSYWQQLLLRLSKEEISLSSLLLLLRKHGRKDRRKGKETALDLLMKLDIY; via the coding sequence ATGGAAAATCAAATGCAAGCATGGATAAAAACCATCCGTCAACTTTTCTCGCCTGAGACATTGACTCATCTTGCTCAAGAAACGGGATTTATTCAGCGAAAACGAGCATTAACGGCAGAAGCATTTTTGACTCTTTGTGCATGGGGAGATGGCTCACTGGCTCAACAATCGCTCCAACGGTTATGTACGTCTCTCACACTCCGCCATGACTGTTCCCTGTCCAGTGAAGGATTGAATCAGCGGTTTACCGAGAGAGCCGTGGCGTTTTTGCGAGAAGTGTTTTTCCTTCTCCTCCAGCGACAACGCCCATTGCTTTGGTCCACCATCCAAACCTACCGGACGTGTTTTACTCGCTTGCGGATTTTGGACTCGACCAGTTTTTTGGTTCCTGCCGACTATGGGGAGGACTACCGAGGTTCCGTCTCATCAGGAGCAAAAATTCAGTTTGAATATGACTTGTTGTCTGGTGCCTGTCTTCAACTATGTGTTCAATCGGCTAATGACTCGGACGCCCGTTTTGCCTATCATGCCCAGCACACGATTTTGCCGAATGACCTATGTATTCGGGATTTAGGCTTTTTCTCCGTTGCCGCACTGGCCGAGATCGACGCCCACGGAGCGTATTATATTACTCGGCTCCGTTCCGATATGAAAGTGTATATCAAAGAGAATAGCCGGTGGAAGGAATGGGATTGGGAATCTCTTGGGAATCAATTAGAGGAAGGGGAATCCGTAGAAATGGAACATGTATACATCGGGCATGAGCGTTTGTATATCCCGCGCTTGATTTTTCGACGTCTGACGGAAGAAGAATGGCAAAAACGGATGGCGTATGTGCGAAAAAAGGAAAAAAGAAAAGGGAAGGCGCTGGCACGCCAAACCCTCGAACAAAAGAAATACCACATCTTACTGACTAATTTACCACAAGAGTCGTTTGATGGGCAACAGGTTTATGAGCTTTATTCCTTGCGGTGGCAAATTGAACTGTTGTTTAAAGCGTGGAAGTCCGTCTTTGATCTGGCGAAAGTCAAAAAGATGAAGAAAGAACGGTTCGAATGCCATATATATGGGACGTTGATTGCCATTTTGGTCACCCAGACCTTTCTGTTTCAAGCTCGAACGTATTGGCAACAAAAAGAAGGGATTCAAATCAGTGAACGGAAAGCACTAGATGTTCTCCAATCCTATTGGCAACAACTGCTTTTGCGCCTATCGAAGGAGGAAATCAGCCTTTCTTCTCTCCTCCTTCTATTGAGAAAACATGGAAGAAAGGATCGAAGGAAAGGGAAAGAAACGGCATTGGATCTCTTGATGAAATTGGATATTTATTAA
- a CDS encoding DHH family phosphoesterase, whose product MKEQALAILEMIRQFDTVIIHRHVRPDPDAYGSQGGLAEILKASFPEKKIYTVGKEEPTLHFLRRLDQIDDAVYAQALVIVCDTANEERICDGRYRLGQKLIKIDHHPNEDPYGDIVWVDTNASSTSEMIYEFYLAGKGQGLVMTKEAARLIYAGIVGDTGRFLFSRTSAKTFQYASELIQYGFSMTELYNELYRTPVNVAHLSGYVLQNFELSDSGVAFVKIPKSLLEQYCVTPSEASQLVSLLGDIEGIRAWVFFIEEEKDIRVRLRSKGVIVNEVAKKYRGGGHPFAAGATIDSWGEADQVIADLEAACRTS is encoded by the coding sequence ATGAAAGAACAGGCACTTGCTATTTTAGAGATGATCCGGCAATTTGATACGGTCATCATTCACCGCCATGTGCGTCCCGATCCGGATGCATACGGTTCACAAGGAGGACTAGCAGAAATTTTAAAAGCTTCGTTTCCGGAGAAAAAGATTTATACTGTCGGAAAAGAAGAACCAACGCTGCATTTTTTAAGACGGCTAGATCAAATTGACGACGCTGTTTACGCACAGGCGCTCGTCATCGTATGCGATACAGCGAACGAAGAACGAATTTGCGATGGGCGTTATCGCCTTGGCCAAAAGCTCATTAAAATTGACCATCATCCAAACGAAGATCCGTACGGGGATATCGTATGGGTGGATACAAATGCCAGCTCGACAAGCGAAATGATTTATGAGTTTTATTTAGCTGGAAAAGGCCAAGGGTTAGTGATGACGAAAGAAGCAGCGCGCCTCATTTACGCCGGCATTGTTGGCGATACTGGCCGCTTTCTTTTCTCAAGAACGAGTGCAAAAACGTTTCAATATGCAAGCGAGCTAATCCAATATGGGTTCTCGATGACCGAGCTATACAACGAACTGTATCGTACACCGGTGAACGTTGCCCATTTAAGCGGGTATGTGCTGCAAAATTTTGAACTTTCCGATTCAGGAGTGGCGTTTGTGAAAATACCGAAATCGCTGCTTGAACAATATTGTGTGACACCTTCGGAAGCATCACAGCTTGTTAGTCTGCTAGGGGATATCGAAGGAATCCGCGCATGGGTATTTTTCATTGAAGAAGAAAAAGACATCCGCGTGCGGCTGCGTTCTAAAGGAGTCATCGTCAATGAAGTGGCGAAAAAATACCGCGGTGGAGGTCATCCATTTGCCGCTGGTGCCACGATTGACTCATGGGGCGAAGCTGACCAAGTGATTGCTGATTTAGAAGCAGCGTGCCGCACAAGCTAA
- a CDS encoding YtpI family protein, with the protein MPVFVILIVFSLSFYVYYKIKYFRSRRPAERRWISAKASMALGSFVFFFGVNQFFLYSSTVTYLVGTIFLLIGGGSAWAGYRAYKYYLPLVIEEAEQLAKNGG; encoded by the coding sequence ATGCCAGTATTCGTTATTCTTATTGTTTTTTCGCTTTCGTTTTATGTTTATTATAAAATTAAATATTTTCGAAGCCGTCGTCCCGCAGAACGCCGCTGGATTTCTGCAAAAGCGAGCATGGCACTCGGCTCATTCGTCTTTTTCTTTGGCGTAAACCAATTTTTTCTTTATTCCTCGACCGTAACATATCTCGTCGGCACGATTTTTTTGTTGATCGGCGGCGGAAGTGCATGGGCTGGCTACCGTGCCTATAAATATTATTTGCCGCTTGTCATCGAAGAGGCAGAACAACTAGCAAAAAACGGGGGATAA
- a CDS encoding CBS domain-containing protein, whose product MATKHEQILQYIDSLPVGEKISVRQIAKEMGVSEGTAYRAIKDAENKGYVSTIERVGTIRIERKKKENIEKLTYAEVVNIVDGQVLGGREGLYKTLNRFVIGAMQLEAMMRYTGAGDLLIVGNRTKAHQLALEAGAAVLITGGFDTADHVKKLADELQLPIISTSYDTFTVATMINRAIYDQLIKKEIVLVEDILIPLEKTVYLQTTDVVEKWYQLNRETKHSRFPVVDQQLKVQGMVTSKDVLDCDRQLPIEKVMTKHPITVNGKTSVASASHMMVWEGIELLPVVDDHNRLQGIISRQDVLKALQMIQRQPQVGETIDDIITSQFREVDPHSKTENVFRCTVTPQMTNYLGTLSYGVFTTIVTEAATRALRLYKRGDLVMENITIYFIKPVQIDSTIDIKARLLEIGRKFGKVDVEVYHEGAVVGKAMMMCQLMDR is encoded by the coding sequence TTGGCGACAAAACACGAACAAATTTTGCAATATATTGATAGCTTGCCAGTTGGAGAAAAAATTTCCGTCCGGCAAATCGCAAAAGAAATGGGCGTGAGCGAAGGAACGGCATACCGCGCGATTAAAGATGCAGAAAACAAAGGGTATGTCAGTACAATCGAGCGCGTCGGTACGATTCGTATTGAACGGAAAAAGAAAGAAAATATTGAGAAGCTGACGTACGCTGAAGTCGTTAATATCGTTGACGGTCAAGTGTTAGGCGGACGGGAAGGGCTTTATAAAACGTTAAACCGCTTTGTCATCGGCGCAATGCAGCTTGAAGCGATGATGCGCTATACAGGTGCAGGCGATTTACTCATTGTCGGCAACCGGACGAAAGCGCACCAACTTGCGTTAGAAGCCGGAGCGGCTGTTTTAATTACTGGCGGTTTTGATACGGCGGATCATGTAAAAAAATTAGCGGATGAATTACAATTACCGATTATTTCAACGAGCTACGATACGTTTACTGTCGCCACGATGATTAATCGGGCGATTTACGACCAATTGATTAAAAAAGAAATTGTACTTGTCGAAGACATTTTGATTCCACTCGAAAAAACGGTGTATTTGCAAACGACAGATGTAGTGGAAAAGTGGTATCAGTTGAATCGCGAAACGAAACATAGCCGCTTCCCAGTCGTCGATCAGCAATTGAAAGTACAAGGAATGGTCACGTCAAAAGACGTGTTAGATTGCGATCGGCAACTTCCGATTGAAAAAGTGATGACGAAGCATCCGATCACCGTTAACGGTAAAACATCGGTTGCTTCCGCTTCACATATGATGGTATGGGAAGGGATTGAACTGTTGCCGGTCGTCGATGATCATAATCGTCTGCAAGGCATTATTAGCCGTCAAGATGTGTTGAAGGCGTTGCAAATGATTCAGCGGCAACCGCAAGTCGGTGAAACGATTGACGACATTATTACAAGCCAATTCCGTGAAGTAGATCCGCATTCGAAAACGGAAAACGTCTTTCGCTGCACGGTTACACCGCAAATGACGAATTATTTAGGGACGCTGTCGTACGGTGTATTCACCACGATTGTAACGGAAGCAGCAACGCGGGCATTGCGCCTTTATAAACGCGGAGATTTAGTGATGGAAAATATTACAATTTATTTTATTAAGCCGGTACAAATCGATAGCACGATCGATATTAAAGCTAGGCTGCTCGAAATTGGTCGGAAGTTCGGGAAGGTCGATGTGGAAGTGTATCACGAAGGGGCGGTCGTCGGCAAAGCAATGATGATGTGCCAGTTGATGGACCGATAG
- a CDS encoding RNA-guided endonuclease InsQ/TnpB family protein, whose protein sequence is MDATRVEKYIIKPSHPYFHMLDEFCFRSKNLYNFANYHVRQLFFKDGTYLSYNKLDKLIKTEGMDADYRAMPLAQCAQQTLRMLHQNWKSFFKSMKDRAKNKEKYTGRPKPPKYVRKDGRYVLVLTNQSCKIKDNHVVFPECFQGFQLKTKIVGKLQQVRFIPKHQHIVVEVVYKISVPSGKKDNGRYISIDLGLDNFATIVNNVGAKPIAIDGKGLKSVNQYYNKQISHYRKVVKQMNRLDWTKRMSKITEKRNHIVENFMHQASRFVIKHALSLDCDTIVVGMNKDWKREVNLGKRTNQSFVHIPYQTFIHQLRYKAEQHGIRVIVTEESYTSKCSFLDMEEIKKQKQYKGTRIKRGLFQSANGMLINADVNGAYNIMRKVFPKAFANGIEGVGLHPIRVLVA, encoded by the coding sequence GTGGATGCCACAAGGGTTGAAAAATATATCATCAAACCGAGCCATCCGTATTTTCATATGCTCGATGAGTTTTGTTTTCGCTCGAAAAATCTTTACAATTTCGCGAATTATCATGTCCGCCAGTTGTTTTTTAAAGATGGTACCTATCTTTCCTATAACAAACTAGACAAACTAATCAAAACAGAAGGAATGGACGCAGACTATCGGGCGATGCCGCTTGCTCAATGTGCACAACAGACGTTAAGAATGCTGCATCAAAACTGGAAGTCGTTTTTCAAATCAATGAAAGATAGGGCAAAGAATAAAGAAAAATATACAGGCAGACCGAAGCCACCGAAATATGTAAGAAAAGATGGGCGATATGTGCTTGTGCTAACGAATCAATCATGCAAAATAAAAGACAATCATGTAGTGTTCCCTGAATGTTTTCAAGGGTTTCAGCTCAAAACAAAAATAGTAGGAAAACTACAACAAGTTCGTTTCATTCCAAAACATCAGCACATCGTTGTAGAAGTGGTATATAAAATTAGCGTTCCATCTGGAAAGAAAGACAATGGCAGGTATATAAGTATTGATTTAGGATTAGATAACTTCGCAACCATTGTCAACAATGTAGGTGCAAAACCGATCGCTATCGATGGTAAAGGTCTAAAATCCGTCAATCAATACTATAACAAACAAATAAGCCATTACCGCAAAGTGGTGAAACAAATGAATCGCTTAGATTGGACAAAGCGAATGAGCAAGATAACGGAAAAGCGAAATCACATCGTTGAAAACTTTATGCACCAAGCCAGTCGCTTTGTTATCAAACACGCGTTGTCTTTGGACTGTGATACAATTGTTGTAGGGATGAATAAAGATTGGAAACGTGAGGTGAATCTTGGAAAGCGTACGAATCAATCGTTTGTACACATTCCGTATCAAACGTTTATTCATCAATTGCGGTACAAAGCAGAACAGCATGGTATCCGCGTCATCGTAACAGAAGAAAGCTATACATCCAAATGCAGTTTTTTAGACATGGAAGAAATCAAGAAACAAAAACAGTACAAAGGAACGCGCATCAAGCGAGGGTTGTTTCAATCCGCAAATGGAATGCTTATCAACGCAGATGTCAACGGCGCATACAACATCATGAGAAAAGTATTCCCAAAGGCGTTTGCCAATGGGATAGAGGGTGTGGGGTTACACCCAATCCGGGTACTTGTAGCGTAA
- a CDS encoding metal-dependent hydrolase, with amino-acid sequence MKLTYHGHSVVEIQTNGTTVFIDPFITGNELTDLTAEKVKADVILLTHGHGDHVGDTVPLALRNNALVVAPFELATYLSWQGVNVHPMHIGGAHQFEFGKVKLTQAFHGSSYIDENKQIIYTGMPCGILFTAEGKTIYHAGDTALFSDMKLIGERNEIDVAFLPIGDNFTMGSEDAALAAEWLRAKTVVPIHYNTFPVIKQDPEQFVSMLKDGVGKVLRPGESIEL; translated from the coding sequence ATGAAATTGACGTATCATGGACATTCTGTTGTGGAAATTCAAACGAACGGCACGACGGTTTTTATCGACCCGTTCATTACAGGAAACGAACTGACTGACTTAACCGCAGAAAAAGTAAAAGCCGATGTCATTTTATTGACGCACGGACATGGCGACCATGTTGGCGATACGGTGCCGCTCGCGTTGCGCAACAACGCTCTCGTCGTTGCGCCGTTTGAGCTGGCGACGTATTTAAGCTGGCAAGGGGTCAATGTACATCCAATGCATATTGGTGGGGCGCATCAATTTGAGTTTGGAAAAGTGAAATTGACGCAAGCGTTCCACGGCTCGAGCTATATTGATGAAAATAAACAAATCATTTATACAGGTATGCCGTGCGGAATTTTATTTACCGCAGAAGGAAAGACGATTTATCATGCAGGCGATACCGCACTATTTTCCGATATGAAACTAATCGGAGAGCGAAATGAGATTGATGTTGCCTTTTTGCCGATTGGTGACAACTTTACAATGGGATCGGAAGATGCAGCATTAGCTGCGGAATGGTTGCGGGCCAAAACGGTGGTGCCGATTCACTACAATACGTTCCCGGTCATTAAGCAAGATCCGGAGCAGTTTGTTTCGATGTTGAAAGATGGCGTCGGAAAAGTATTGCGTCCGGGCGAAAGCATCGAACTATAA
- a CDS encoding M24 family metallopeptidase, giving the protein MNQRLRAFSEWLQEQHITFALITSTPNVFYLSGFYSDPHERLLALLVFPNEEPVLVCPQMEVEQAKHSGWAYSLIGYSDTDHPWELIANYLKKLALPIEKVAVEKSHLSLERYEQFSTYFPTRAMVNAEEKLRQLRMIKEESEIAILRQAAALANLGVEVGIQTIAEGKTELDIIATIEHELKKKGVREMSFATMVLTGEKTAAPHGVPGLTPIQRGDFVLFDLGVVLDGYCSDITRTVVFGTPNEEQKRIYETVRKAQLAAIAASKPGAAVGTVDQAARQIIEEAGYGPYFTHRVGHGLGIEIHEYPCMNATNPLPLQRGMVFTIEPGIYVPSIGGVRIEDDVLITDTGVEVLTNYPKELIIL; this is encoded by the coding sequence GTGAATCAACGATTACGTGCTTTTTCCGAGTGGCTTCAAGAACAACATATTACCTTTGCCCTGATTACGTCCACACCAAATGTGTTTTATTTAAGCGGGTTTTATAGCGATCCACACGAACGATTGCTAGCGTTGCTCGTCTTTCCAAATGAAGAGCCGGTGCTAGTTTGTCCGCAAATGGAAGTCGAACAAGCAAAACATTCTGGCTGGGCGTATTCGCTCATTGGCTATAGCGACACCGACCATCCGTGGGAGCTGATTGCCAACTATCTAAAAAAACTTGCGCTCCCAATCGAAAAAGTGGCTGTCGAAAAAAGCCATCTTTCGCTCGAACGGTATGAACAGTTCTCTACTTATTTCCCAACCCGTGCGATGGTAAACGCCGAAGAAAAGTTGCGCCAGCTTCGCATGATAAAAGAAGAAAGCGAAATTGCTATTTTGCGTCAAGCAGCGGCGCTTGCCAATTTGGGCGTCGAAGTCGGCATACAAACAATCGCCGAAGGAAAAACGGAATTGGACATCATCGCGACGATCGAGCATGAATTGAAGAAAAAAGGCGTCCGCGAAATGTCGTTTGCGACAATGGTCTTAACCGGTGAAAAAACAGCAGCGCCACACGGTGTTCCTGGCTTAACACCTATTCAACGAGGCGATTTTGTGCTGTTTGATTTAGGCGTCGTCCTTGACGGATATTGTTCAGACATTACAAGAACGGTTGTTTTCGGAACACCAAACGAGGAACAGAAACGTATATATGAAACAGTACGAAAAGCGCAACTCGCTGCCATCGCTGCTTCTAAACCAGGGGCAGCCGTCGGAACAGTCGACCAAGCCGCAAGACAAATTATTGAAGAAGCAGGATATGGGCCGTATTTTACCCACCGTGTTGGTCACGGGTTAGGTATCGAAATTCATGAATATCCATGCATGAACGCAACGAATCCGCTACCGCTCCAACGCGGAATGGTGTTTACGATTGAACCAGGTATTTACGTTCCATCCATCGGTGGTGTGCGCATTGAAGACGATGTGCTGATTACCGATACCGGCGTCGAAGTGTTGACGAACTATCCAAAAGAACTTATCATTTTATAA
- a CDS encoding SDR family oxidoreductase gives MRHALITAGAKGLGRKVTELLLEKGYSVTVNYRSDELAVQSLKEQYVHLSERLQFVKGDVTKKEDLHALVDQALERFGRIDCLINNAGPYIFERKKLVEYTEDEWYEMIEGNLSAVFHLFKKTIPIMRKQRFGRIITYGFQGAASAPGWLHRAAFSAAKVGLVSLTKTIAVEEAEYGITANMICPGNILGEMKEATIAQSRKKKDEMTPIGRSGTGEDIARVIAFLCDENSDMITGAVIDITGGLDVIHRYR, from the coding sequence GTGAGACATGCCCTCATCACAGCGGGTGCGAAAGGATTAGGTCGAAAAGTGACGGAGTTATTGCTGGAGAAAGGCTATTCTGTCACCGTTAACTATCGAAGCGATGAATTAGCAGTGCAGTCGCTGAAAGAACAATATGTGCATCTATCCGAAAGGCTGCAATTTGTTAAAGGGGATGTGACAAAAAAAGAAGACTTGCATGCGCTTGTCGATCAAGCGCTTGAGCGATTCGGTCGCATTGATTGTTTAATTAACAACGCCGGTCCCTACATTTTTGAAAGGAAAAAACTTGTGGAATATACCGAAGATGAATGGTATGAAATGATTGAGGGGAATTTAAGCGCAGTCTTTCATCTATTTAAAAAAACAATTCCGATTATGCGAAAACAACGGTTCGGTCGCATTATTACATACGGATTTCAAGGGGCAGCGAGCGCACCGGGCTGGTTGCATCGCGCAGCATTCAGTGCGGCAAAAGTCGGATTAGTTTCATTGACGAAAACAATTGCAGTGGAAGAGGCAGAATATGGGATTACGGCCAATATGATTTGCCCTGGCAATATTTTAGGGGAGATGAAAGAAGCGACGATTGCTCAATCAAGAAAGAAAAAGGACGAGATGACGCCGATCGGACGCTCTGGAACAGGGGAAGATATTGCGCGAGTGATCGCATTTTTATGTGACGAAAACTCGGATATGATCACCGGTGCTGTCATTGACATTACCGGTGGATTAGACGTGATTCACCGGTACCGGTAA
- a CDS encoding universal stress protein, with translation MSMTYKTIVVAVDGSKEAEWAFKKAIEIAKRNDAALILTHIIDVRALAAVEMHDRVVIERSEQYAKELLENYQKQAVESGVKEVSVEIEFGSPKVKIAKDIAPQHHADLIVCGATGLNAVERLLIGSVSEHITRYAKCDVLVVRTEK, from the coding sequence ATGTCAATGACGTACAAAACGATTGTAGTAGCCGTCGATGGCTCAAAAGAAGCAGAGTGGGCGTTTAAAAAAGCGATTGAAATCGCAAAACGAAATGACGCTGCGCTCATTTTAACCCACATCATTGATGTACGCGCACTCGCAGCTGTAGAAATGCATGATCGGGTCGTCATCGAACGCTCGGAGCAGTATGCAAAAGAATTGCTAGAAAACTATCAAAAACAAGCAGTGGAATCAGGGGTAAAAGAAGTTAGTGTAGAAATCGAATTTGGTTCACCAAAAGTGAAAATTGCCAAAGATATCGCTCCACAACATCATGCGGATTTAATTGTTTGCGGCGCTACGGGATTGAACGCTGTAGAACGGTTGTTAATTGGAAGCGTTTCCGAACATATTACTCGCTATGCCAAATGTGACGTGCTAGTCGTCCGAACTGAAAAATAA
- the argH gene encoding argininosuccinate lyase yields MKKLWGGRFTKTAEEWVDEFGASIPFDQELVEEDIEGSIAHVTMLGKCGILPSDDAEKIRSGLLSLLDKAKQGKLEFSVAYEDIHLNIEKMLIDEIGPVGGKLHTGRSRNDQVATDMHLYLRKRVHEIIELIRELQQVLVEKAEAHVETLIPGYTHLQRAQPVSFAHHLLAYFWMFERDRERFTESLKRINKSPLGAGALAGTTFPIDRQYTAELLGFDGIYENSIDAVSDRDFIIEFLSNSSLLMMHLSRFCEELILWSSQEFQFIEIDDAFATGSSIMPQKKNPDMAELIRGKTGRVYGNLVGLLTVMKGTPLAYNKDMQEDKEGMFDTVKTVTGSLKIFAGMIATMEVRTEVMKKAVKQDFSNATELADYLAKKGVPFREAHEIVGKLVLTCIEKGIFLADLPLSEYKQASALFEEDIYEALDPYTAVNRRNSAGGTGFAEVRTAIEKANKTMNTP; encoded by the coding sequence GTGAAGAAACTTTGGGGCGGACGGTTTACGAAAACAGCGGAAGAATGGGTCGATGAGTTTGGCGCATCGATTCCATTCGACCAAGAGTTAGTCGAAGAAGATATCGAAGGAAGCATCGCCCATGTGACGATGCTCGGAAAGTGCGGCATTTTGCCGAGCGATGATGCGGAAAAAATTAGATCCGGCTTGCTGTCGCTGTTAGATAAAGCAAAGCAAGGAAAGCTTGAGTTTTCTGTTGCTTACGAAGATATTCATTTAAACATTGAAAAAATGTTAATCGATGAAATAGGTCCAGTTGGCGGAAAATTGCATACTGGACGAAGCCGCAACGACCAAGTAGCGACCGATATGCACTTATATTTGCGCAAGCGCGTTCATGAAATTATTGAATTGATTCGGGAATTACAACAAGTGTTGGTGGAAAAAGCAGAAGCGCACGTCGAAACGCTCATTCCAGGATATACGCATTTGCAACGGGCGCAGCCTGTGTCATTTGCCCATCATTTGCTAGCGTATTTTTGGATGTTTGAACGTGACCGTGAGCGATTTACGGAATCGCTAAAGCGCATTAACAAATCGCCGCTTGGCGCTGGAGCGCTTGCCGGCACGACATTTCCGATCGACCGCCAATACACCGCCGAGCTGCTCGGGTTTGACGGCATTTACGAAAACAGCATCGATGCGGTTAGCGACCGCGATTTTATCATTGAATTTTTAAGCAACAGTTCGCTTTTGATGATGCATTTGTCGCGTTTTTGCGAAGAGTTAATTCTTTGGTCAAGCCAAGAATTTCAATTCATCGAAATCGACGATGCGTTTGCGACAGGAAGTAGCATTATGCCCCAAAAGAAAAATCCCGACATGGCCGAACTCATTCGTGGAAAAACCGGGCGAGTGTATGGAAACTTAGTTGGCTTATTAACAGTCATGAAAGGAACGCCATTGGCGTATAACAAAGATATGCAAGAAGACAAAGAAGGCATGTTTGATACCGTAAAAACGGTAACCGGTTCGTTAAAAATTTTTGCGGGCATGATTGCGACAATGGAAGTTCGTACAGAAGTCATGAAAAAGGCAGTCAAACAAGACTTTTCGAACGCGACGGAACTAGCGGACTATTTAGCGAAAAAAGGCGTTCCGTTCCGCGAAGCGCATGAAATCGTCGGTAAACTTGTGTTAACATGCATTGAAAAAGGCATCTTTTTAGCGGATTTGCCGCTTTCTGAATACAAGCAAGCTTCTGCCTTATTTGAGGAAGACATTTACGAAGCGCTCGACCCGTATACTGCAGTGAACCGCCGCAATAGCGCAGGGGGAACCGGCTTTGCGGAAGTGCGGACGGCGATCGAAAAGGCGAACAAAACAATGAACACTCCGTAA
- a CDS encoding argininosuccinate synthase, producing MANPKIVLAYSGGLDTSVAIKWLQERGYDVVACCLDVGEGKDLDFVKEKALTVGAIKSYVIDAKEEFANEYALVALQAHTLYEGKYPLVSALSRPLIAKKLVEIAELEGAVAVAHGCTGKGNDQVRFEVSIKALNPNLEVVAPVREWSWSREEEIEYAKKHNIPIPIDLDSPFSIDQNLWGRSNECGILEDPWAAPPEEAYELTAALEQTPDVPDIIEIGFEQGVPKTLNGKEYSLASLILELNALAGKHGVGRIDHVENRLVGIKSREVYECPGAITLIKAHKELEDLTLVKEVAHFKPLIEQKLAEVIYNGLWFSPLKDALLAFLKETQKNVTGVVRVKLFKGHAIIEGRKSEFSLYDEKLATYTSEDEFDHQAAVGFISLFGLPTKVYSIVNNQKKVTV from the coding sequence ATGGCCAATCCAAAAATTGTGCTAGCCTATTCAGGCGGTTTAGATACATCTGTTGCGATTAAGTGGTTACAAGAACGAGGATACGATGTCGTGGCGTGCTGCTTAGATGTTGGAGAAGGGAAAGATCTTGATTTTGTGAAAGAAAAAGCGCTCACTGTCGGTGCGATTAAATCGTATGTCATCGATGCGAAAGAAGAGTTTGCGAATGAATACGCGCTTGTCGCTTTGCAGGCACATACCCTTTATGAGGGAAAATATCCACTTGTATCGGCGCTTTCACGCCCTTTGATTGCGAAAAAGCTAGTAGAAATTGCCGAGTTGGAAGGGGCAGTAGCAGTTGCGCACGGTTGCACAGGGAAAGGAAACGACCAAGTTCGGTTTGAAGTGTCGATTAAAGCGTTAAACCCGAACTTAGAAGTCGTAGCACCAGTACGTGAATGGAGCTGGTCGCGGGAAGAAGAAATTGAATATGCGAAAAAACATAACATTCCGATCCCGATCGACTTAGATAGCCCGTTTTCGATTGACCAAAATTTATGGGGACGCAGCAATGAATGTGGGATTTTAGAAGATCCATGGGCTGCACCGCCAGAAGAAGCGTATGAATTAACAGCGGCGCTTGAACAGACACCAGACGTGCCAGACATTATTGAAATTGGCTTTGAACAAGGAGTGCCAAAAACGTTAAACGGCAAAGAATATTCCCTTGCGTCGCTTATTTTAGAGTTAAACGCGCTTGCCGGCAAACATGGGGTCGGGCGCATCGACCATGTCGAAAACCGCCTTGTCGGTATTAAATCGCGCGAAGTGTACGAATGTCCAGGAGCGATTACGCTCATTAAAGCGCATAAAGAATTAGAAGATTTAACGCTCGTCAAAGAAGTCGCGCACTTTAAGCCGCTCATCGAGCAAAAATTGGCGGAAGTCATTTATAACGGGTTATGGTTTTCGCCATTAAAAGATGCGCTTCTTGCGTTCTTAAAAGAAACGCAAAAAAATGTCACTGGCGTTGTGCGGGTGAAGTTATTTAAAGGTCATGCAATTATCGAAGGGCGGAAATCCGAGTTTTCATTATATGACGAAAAACTCGCCACCTACACATCGGAAGACGAGTTCGACCATCAAGCAGCTGTCGGCTTTATTTCCTTATTCGGCTTGCCGACGAAAGTATACAGCATCGTGAACAATCAAAAGAAGGTGACCGTGTGA